Proteins from a single region of Pseudomonas sp. 10S4:
- a CDS encoding chemotaxis protein CheW codes for MTESLTAFELLLQIDQRCRVLAADLPSQLTRQDRWSGIGFRLGEHWYVAPMGEVSEVLHEPRFTQLPGVKPWVKGVANLRGRLLPIMDVCAFFSDQELGHELSAVRKQRRVLVVEYKDVFAGLMVDEVYGLQHFAQESLEAVPPNERNGPIGAFVKGRFQREQSWQVFSPFALAQSQSFMQVAV; via the coding sequence ATGACCGAGTCGCTCACAGCTTTCGAACTGCTGCTGCAGATCGACCAGCGTTGTCGCGTGCTGGCGGCAGACTTGCCGTCCCAGCTGACCCGACAGGACCGCTGGAGCGGCATCGGTTTTCGCCTGGGCGAGCACTGGTATGTCGCGCCAATGGGCGAAGTCAGCGAAGTCCTGCATGAACCGCGCTTCACTCAGTTGCCGGGGGTCAAGCCGTGGGTCAAGGGCGTCGCCAACTTGCGTGGGCGGCTGCTGCCGATCATGGATGTGTGCGCTTTCTTTTCTGATCAAGAGCTTGGTCATGAGTTGTCGGCGGTGCGCAAGCAGCGGCGGGTGCTGGTGGTGGAATACAAAGATGTGTTTGCCGGGTTGATGGTCGATGAAGTCTACGGTTTGCAGCACTTTGCCCAGGAAAGCCTGGAAGCGGTGCCGCCGAACGAACGCAACGGCCCGATTGGCGCTTTCGTCAAAGGCCGGTTCCAGCGTGAACAGAGCTGGCAAGTGTTCAGCCCGTTTGCACTGGCGCAATCCCAGAGCTTCATGCAAGTCGCGGTGTAA
- the pilH gene encoding twitching motility response regulator PilH: MARILIVDDSPTEMYKLTGMLEKHGHEVLKAENGADGVALARQEKPDAVLMDIVMPGLNGFQATRQLTKDPETGHIPVIIITTKDQETDKVWGTRQGAKDYLTKPVDEETLIKTLNNVLAG, translated from the coding sequence ATGGCACGTATTCTGATCGTCGATGATTCGCCGACTGAAATGTACAAACTGACCGGCATGCTGGAAAAGCACGGTCATGAAGTGTTGAAAGCTGAAAACGGCGCCGACGGCGTGGCCCTGGCCCGTCAGGAAAAACCCGACGCCGTGCTGATGGACATCGTCATGCCCGGCCTCAACGGTTTCCAGGCGACCCGTCAACTGACCAAAGACCCGGAAACCGGGCACATCCCGGTGATCATCATCACCACCAAGGATCAGGAAACCGACAAGGTCTGGGGCACACGCCAGGGTGCCAAGGACTACCTGACCAAACCGGTCGACGAAGAAACCCTGATCAAAACCCTGAACAACGTGCTGGCCGGTTGA
- the pilG gene encoding twitching motility response regulator PilG has protein sequence MEQHSSALKVMVIDDSKTIRRTAETLLKNVGCEVITAIDGFDALAKIADNHPGIIFVDIMMPRLDGYQTCALIKNNSAFKSTPVIMLSSKDGLFDKAKGRIVGSDQFLTKPFSKEELLNAIQAHVPGFAAVLPQ, from the coding sequence ATGGAACAGCATTCCAGCGCCTTGAAGGTCATGGTGATCGACGATTCGAAGACGATTCGCCGCACCGCCGAAACGCTGTTGAAAAACGTGGGCTGTGAAGTCATCACCGCCATCGATGGTTTCGATGCGCTGGCCAAGATTGCCGACAATCACCCCGGCATTATCTTTGTCGACATCATGATGCCGCGCCTGGATGGTTATCAGACCTGCGCTTTAATCAAGAACAACAGTGCGTTCAAGTCCACGCCAGTGATTATGCTGTCGTCCAAGGACGGGCTGTTCGACAAGGCCAAGGGGCGCATCGTCGGCTCCGATCAGTTTTTGACCAAGCCTTTCAGCAAGGAAGAACTGCTGAACGCGATCCAGGCCCATGTACCGGGCTTTGCCGCCGTTTTGCCGCAGTAG
- the gshB gene encoding glutathione synthase — translation MSVRVGIVMDPIASISYKKDSSLAMLLAAQKRGWELFYMEQRDLYQGEGEARARMRPLKVFANPEKWFELEAETDALLSDLDVILMRKDPPFDMEFVYSTYLLEQAERAGVLVVNKPQSLRDCNEKLFATLFPQCTPPTVVSRRADVLREFAAKHGDVILKPLDGMGGTSIFRHRAGDPNLSVILETLTALGTQQIMGQAYLPAIKDGDKRILMIDGEPVDYCLARIPAAGETRGNLAAGGRGEARPLTDKDRWIAAQVGPTLREKGLLFVGLDVIGESLTEINVTSPTCIREIDNAFGTDIGGLLMDAIDQKLKAR, via the coding sequence ATGAGCGTTCGCGTCGGGATTGTCATGGACCCAATCGCCAGCATCTCCTATAAAAAGGATAGCTCGCTGGCCATGCTGCTGGCCGCGCAAAAGCGCGGTTGGGAACTGTTCTATATGGAACAGCGGGATTTGTACCAGGGCGAAGGTGAAGCACGGGCGCGGATGCGGCCGCTGAAAGTTTTCGCCAACCCGGAAAAATGGTTCGAACTGGAAGCCGAGACCGACGCGTTGCTGAGCGATCTGGACGTGATCCTGATGCGCAAGGATCCGCCGTTCGACATGGAGTTCGTCTACTCCACCTATCTGCTGGAGCAAGCTGAGCGCGCAGGCGTGCTGGTGGTCAACAAGCCGCAGAGCCTGCGCGACTGCAACGAAAAGCTGTTCGCCACGCTGTTCCCGCAGTGCACACCGCCAACCGTGGTCAGCCGCCGCGCCGACGTGCTGCGTGAATTCGCCGCCAAGCACGGTGACGTGATCCTCAAGCCGCTGGACGGCATGGGTGGCACCTCGATCTTCCGTCACCGCGCAGGCGATCCGAACCTGTCGGTGATTCTGGAAACCCTGACCGCGCTGGGCACCCAGCAGATCATGGGCCAGGCTTACCTGCCGGCAATCAAGGATGGCGACAAGCGCATCCTGATGATCGACGGCGAGCCGGTGGATTACTGCCTGGCGCGGATTCCTGCCGCTGGCGAAACCCGTGGCAACCTCGCGGCCGGTGGCCGTGGCGAAGCCCGTCCGCTGACCGACAAGGATCGCTGGATCGCCGCTCAAGTCGGCCCGACCCTGCGCGAGAAAGGCCTGCTGTTCGTGGGCCTGGACGTGATCGGCGAGAGCCTGACCGAAATCAACGTCACCAGCCCGACCTGCATTCGCGAGATTGATAACGCGTTTGGCACCGACATCGGCGGCCTGCTGATGGATGCCATCGATCAGAAGCTCAAGGCCCGTTGA
- a CDS encoding energy transducer TonB codes for MTLPSDLPAELAHRGVRPADRLGFTLFLAALIHLALLLGVGFTMVEPKQISKTLEITLATFKSETKPKKADFIAQENQQGSGTLDKKAIPKTTEVAPFQDTKVQKVTPPPAAKPEVQAAAPKAAVTTIAPKPKKAVAKNEEPKTEPKPAVAAPTFDSSQLSSDIASLEAELANEQQLYAKRPRIHRLSAASTMRDKGAWYKDEWRKKVERIGNLNYPDEARRKQIYGNLRLMVSINSDGSLFEVLVLESSGQPLLDQAAQRIVRLAAPFAPFTGDLSDVDRLEIIRTWKFARGDKLSSN; via the coding sequence ATGACGCTCCCGTCCGATCTGCCCGCTGAACTCGCCCATCGTGGCGTGCGCCCGGCCGATCGCCTCGGTTTTACCCTGTTTCTGGCGGCGCTGATTCACCTGGCCTTGCTGTTGGGCGTCGGGTTCACCATGGTCGAACCCAAGCAAATCAGCAAAACCCTGGAAATCACCCTCGCCACGTTCAAAAGCGAAACCAAGCCGAAAAAAGCTGATTTCATCGCTCAAGAGAATCAGCAAGGCAGCGGCACCCTGGATAAAAAGGCGATTCCCAAGACCACCGAGGTCGCGCCATTCCAGGACACCAAGGTGCAAAAAGTCACCCCGCCGCCGGCCGCCAAGCCTGAAGTGCAGGCAGCCGCGCCCAAGGCAGCCGTGACGACCATCGCGCCGAAGCCGAAAAAAGCCGTCGCCAAAAACGAAGAACCCAAGACTGAACCCAAACCCGCCGTGGCCGCGCCGACGTTCGACAGCTCGCAGCTGTCCAGCGACATCGCCAGCCTCGAAGCGGAACTGGCCAACGAACAACAGCTGTACGCCAAACGCCCGCGTATCCACCGCTTGAGCGCGGCGTCGACCATGCGCGACAAGGGCGCCTGGTATAAGGACGAATGGCGCAAGAAAGTCGAGCGCATCGGCAACCTCAATTACCCCGACGAAGCACGGCGCAAGCAGATCTACGGCAATTTGCGGCTGATGGTTTCGATCAACAGCGATGGTTCGCTGTTTGAAGTGCTGGTGCTGGAGTCGTCCGGGCAACCGTTGCTGGATCAGGCAGCACAGCGGATCGTCAGGCTGGCGGCGCCATTTGCACCGTTTACCGGGGATTTGTCGGATGTCGATCGGCTGGAAATCATCCGCACGTGGAAATTCGCCCGGGGCGACAAACTCTCCAGTAACTGA
- a CDS encoding YqgE/AlgH family protein, translating to MKNVSPSYLKHHFLIAMPHMADPNFAHTLTYIVEHTANGAMGLVVNRPQELNLADILEQLRPDIEPPLLCQHVPIFIGGPVQTDRGFVLHPSGKTFQATVELDGELALSTSQDVLFAIADGVGPAKSVITLGYAGWEAGQLEAELADNAWLTCPYDADILFNTSSELRLEAAAKHLGVNLSLLTSQAGHA from the coding sequence ATGAAGAACGTCAGCCCCAGCTACCTCAAGCATCACTTCCTGATCGCCATGCCGCACATGGCCGACCCGAACTTTGCGCACACCTTGACCTACATCGTCGAGCACACGGCCAATGGTGCCATGGGGCTGGTGGTCAACCGTCCGCAAGAACTGAACCTGGCCGATATCCTCGAGCAACTGCGCCCGGACATCGAGCCGCCGTTGCTCTGCCAGCATGTGCCGATCTTTATCGGCGGGCCGGTGCAGACTGATCGCGGGTTTGTCCTGCATCCCTCGGGGAAAACCTTTCAGGCCACCGTCGAACTCGACGGCGAACTGGCCCTGTCGACCTCCCAGGATGTGCTGTTCGCCATCGCTGACGGCGTCGGCCCGGCGAAAAGTGTGATCACTCTCGGCTACGCGGGCTGGGAAGCCGGACAACTGGAGGCCGAACTGGCCGACAACGCCTGGCTGACCTGCCCTTACGACGCCGACATCCTGTTCAACACCAGCAGCGAACTGCGCCTCGAAGCGGCGGCCAAGCACCTGGGTGTCAATCTCAGCCTGCTGACCAGCCAGGCGGGCCACGCCTGA
- the ruvX gene encoding Holliday junction resolvase RuvX produces the protein MALRLILGFDYGTKQIGVAVGQVITGQARELCTLKAQNGIPDWNQVEALIKEWKPDAVVVGLPLNMDGTPSDMCLRAEKFARRLNGRYNLPFYTHDERLTTFEAKGERRDRGGQKGSYRDNPVDAIAAALLLQGWLDENTALFES, from the coding sequence ATGGCCCTGCGACTGATTTTGGGTTTCGACTACGGCACCAAACAGATCGGCGTAGCGGTCGGCCAGGTGATTACCGGCCAGGCCCGTGAGCTGTGCACCTTGAAGGCACAAAACGGTATTCCCGATTGGAATCAGGTCGAAGCCCTGATCAAGGAATGGAAGCCCGACGCCGTGGTAGTCGGCCTGCCGCTGAACATGGACGGCACGCCAAGCGACATGTGCCTGCGGGCCGAGAAGTTCGCCCGCCGCCTCAACGGTCGTTACAACTTGCCCTTCTATACCCACGACGAGCGTCTGACCACGTTCGAAGCCAAGGGCGAGCGGCGTGATCGTGGCGGCCAGAAAGGCAGTTACCGCGATAACCCGGTCGATGCCATCGCCGCCGCCCTGCTGCTGCAAGGCTGGCTCGACGAAAACACCGCACTGTTCGAATCCTGA
- the pyrR gene encoding bifunctional pyr operon transcriptional regulator/uracil phosphoribosyltransferase PyrR: protein MSLPNPVELISQMATRLDAYLAKRGISEPRYIGIRTGGVWVAQALLDELGSDSPLGTLDVSFYRDDFSQNGLHPQVRPSALPFEIEGQHLVLIDDVLMSGRTIRAAMNELFDYGRPASVTLVCLLDLDAGELPIRPNVVGATLSLAAHERVKLSGPELKLELQDLAL from the coding sequence ATGAGCCTGCCCAATCCCGTTGAACTGATCAGCCAGATGGCGACCCGGCTTGACGCCTACCTGGCCAAACGTGGCATCAGCGAACCGCGCTACATCGGTATTCGTACCGGCGGCGTCTGGGTCGCCCAGGCGTTGCTCGATGAACTGGGCAGCGATTCGCCGCTCGGCACCCTGGACGTTTCCTTCTACCGCGACGACTTCAGCCAGAACGGCTTGCACCCGCAAGTGCGCCCTTCGGCCCTGCCGTTCGAGATCGAAGGCCAGCACCTGGTGCTGATCGACGACGTACTGATGAGCGGCCGGACCATCCGCGCCGCCATGAACGAACTGTTCGACTACGGCCGCCCGGCCAGCGTAACGCTGGTCTGCCTGCTGGACCTGGACGCCGGCGAGCTGCCGATCCGCCCGAACGTGGTGGGCGCGACCTTGTCGCTGGCCGCCCACGAGCGGGTGAAGCTGTCCGGCCCGGAGCTCAAGCTCGAACTGCAAGACCTTGCCCTTTAA
- a CDS encoding dihydroorotase, which translates to MKLSILGARVIDPTSGLDKVTDIHIEACKIVALGAAPAGFVPVETIDAKGLVAAPGLVDLNVALREPGYSRKGSIASETRAAAAGGVTSLCCPPKTKPVLDTSAVAELILDRAREAGNTKVFPIGALSKGLDGEQLAELVALRDAGCVAFGNGLESFRNTRTLCRALEYAATFDLTVIFNSQDHDLAEDGLAHEGPTASFLGLPGIPETAETVALARDLLLVEQSGVRAHFSQLTSARGVALIAQAQARGLPVTADVALYQLILTDEALIDFNSLYHVQPPLRTRADRDGLRAAVKSGVVSAISSHHQPHERDAKLAPFGATEPGISSVELLLPLAMTLVEDGLLDLPTLLTRLSAGPAKALRLPAGKLTVGGAADIVLFDPAASTVAGETWLSKGENCPFIGHSLPSVVRYTLVDGRISHQV; encoded by the coding sequence GTGAAGCTCAGCATTCTCGGCGCCCGCGTCATCGATCCAACCTCGGGGCTGGATAAAGTTACCGACATTCATATCGAAGCCTGCAAGATCGTCGCCCTTGGTGCTGCGCCGGCCGGTTTTGTCCCGGTCGAGACCATCGACGCCAAAGGCCTGGTGGCCGCACCTGGACTGGTTGACCTGAACGTCGCCCTGCGCGAGCCGGGTTACAGTCGCAAAGGCTCGATTGCCAGCGAAACCCGCGCCGCTGCGGCCGGTGGCGTGACCAGCCTATGCTGCCCGCCAAAAACCAAACCGGTGCTGGACACTTCGGCCGTGGCCGAATTGATCCTCGACCGCGCCCGCGAGGCCGGCAACACCAAAGTCTTCCCGATTGGCGCCCTGAGCAAAGGCCTGGACGGCGAACAGCTGGCCGAGCTGGTCGCCTTGCGCGATGCCGGCTGCGTGGCCTTCGGCAACGGTCTGGAGAGCTTCCGCAACACCCGCACCCTGTGCCGGGCGCTGGAATACGCGGCGACGTTCGACCTGACAGTGATTTTCAACTCGCAGGATCATGACCTGGCCGAAGATGGCTTGGCCCACGAAGGCCCGACCGCCAGTTTCCTTGGTTTGCCGGGCATTCCGGAAACCGCCGAAACCGTGGCCCTGGCCCGGGATCTGTTGCTGGTCGAGCAAAGCGGCGTGCGTGCGCACTTCAGCCAGCTCACCAGCGCTCGCGGCGTGGCCCTGATCGCCCAGGCCCAGGCCCGCGGACTACCGGTGACCGCCGATGTGGCGCTGTATCAACTGATCCTGACTGACGAAGCGCTGATCGATTTCAACAGCCTCTATCACGTCCAGCCGCCGCTGCGCACCCGCGCCGACCGTGATGGTCTGCGTGCGGCGGTGAAGTCCGGGGTGGTTTCGGCCATCTCCAGCCATCACCAACCTCACGAGCGCGACGCCAAACTGGCGCCGTTCGGTGCCACCGAGCCGGGCATCAGCAGCGTTGAACTGCTGCTACCGCTGGCGATGACGTTGGTGGAGGACGGTTTGCTCGATCTGCCGACACTGTTGACCCGTCTCAGTGCCGGACCTGCCAAGGCCTTGCGCCTGCCGGCGGGTAAATTGACCGTCGGTGGGGCGGCGGACATCGTGCTGTTCGACCCGGCGGCTTCGACCGTGGCCGGCGAAACCTGGCTGTCCAAGGGTGAAAATTGCCCGTTTATTGGCCACAGCCTGCCGAGTGTGGTGCGTTACACCTTGGTGGATGGACGGATTAGCCACCAGGTTTAA
- a CDS encoding NINE protein, with amino-acid sequence MNTYQQSAAQQDTHSKVIGYLLWIFGFTGAHRFYYGKPVTGTIWFFTFGLLGIGWLIDLFLIPAMDREADLRFTAGPIEYNVAWILLAFLGVFGVHRMYQGKWISGLLYLVTGGLFFVGVLYDFWTLNDQVSVRNAQSRGAFQ; translated from the coding sequence ATGAACACCTATCAACAGTCTGCGGCGCAGCAAGACACCCACAGCAAAGTGATCGGATACCTGCTTTGGATTTTCGGTTTTACCGGGGCTCACCGCTTCTATTACGGCAAGCCGGTGACCGGGACGATCTGGTTCTTCACGTTTGGTTTGCTGGGCATCGGTTGGCTGATCGACCTGTTTCTGATTCCGGCCATGGACCGGGAAGCCGACCTGCGGTTTACCGCCGGGCCCATCGAATACAACGTTGCGTGGATTCTGCTGGCGTTTCTTGGGGTATTCGGCGTGCACCGGATGTATCAAGGGAAGTGGATCAGCGGGTTGCTGTACCTGGTGACGGGCGGGTTGTTCTTCGTGGGAGTGCTGTATGACTTCTGGACACTGAACGACCAAGTGTCGGTGCGTAACGCACAGAGTCGCGGCGCCTTCCAGTAA
- a CDS encoding C40 family peptidase yields MRPFFKTWLTICLLMPLAAHATNREQRLPNVNGYTPKSHVSAPTSKNKQTAKHSTHLATANSKLVPPMANKQSSNVLSRAVNVLGTPYRWGGSSPSKGFDCSGLVKYAFNDATFDLPRTSNAMASGHGQKVERKDLKPGDLIFFNIKSRKVNHVAIYLGNDRFIHAPRRGKAVSIDTLKKPYWESHYVVAKRVLPKEPHQMRVVQR; encoded by the coding sequence ATGCGTCCATTTTTCAAGACATGGCTAACCATTTGCCTATTAATGCCACTGGCCGCCCACGCCACCAATCGTGAGCAACGTCTTCCTAACGTTAATGGTTACACCCCTAAATCCCATGTTTCTGCTCCTACGAGCAAAAACAAACAAACTGCAAAACATTCCACCCACCTGGCCACTGCCAACAGCAAGCTGGTTCCGCCGATGGCGAACAAGCAAAGCAGCAACGTGTTGAGCCGTGCCGTGAATGTCCTCGGCACTCCTTATCGTTGGGGCGGCAGCAGCCCAAGTAAAGGGTTCGACTGCAGTGGTTTGGTGAAATATGCGTTTAACGACGCTACCTTCGACCTGCCACGGACCTCCAACGCCATGGCCAGCGGTCATGGGCAGAAAGTCGAACGCAAGGATCTGAAGCCGGGCGATCTGATTTTCTTCAATATCAAGAGCCGTAAGGTCAATCACGTTGCCATCTACCTGGGCAACGACCGCTTCATCCACGCACCGCGCCGTGGCAAGGCGGTGTCCATCGATACGCTGAAGAAACCGTACTGGGAAAGCCACTACGTGGTAGCCAAGCGGGTTTTGCCGAAAGAACCGCATCAGATGCGCGTCGTCCAGCGCTGA
- a CDS encoding type IV pilus twitching motility protein PilT, with amino-acid sequence MDITELLAFSAKQGASDLHLSAGLPPMIRVDGDVRRINLPALDHKQVHELIYDIMNDTQRVDFEKHLETDFSFEVPGVARFRVNAFNQNRGAGAVFRTIPSKVLSMDDLGMGDVFRKITEAPRGLVLVTGPTGSGKSTTLAAMIDYLNNHRHHHILTIEDPIEFVHESRKCLINQREVHRDTRSFATALRSALREDPDVILVGEMRDLETIRLALTAAETGHLVFGTLHTTSAAKTIDRVVDVFPGDEKSMVRSMLSESLLAVVSQTLVKKIGGGRIAAHEIMLGTSAIRNLIREDKVAQMYSSIQTGGNLGMQTLDMCLKELVTKGLISREHAREKARSPDNF; translated from the coding sequence ATGGATATCACTGAGCTGCTGGCATTCAGCGCGAAACAGGGCGCGTCCGACTTGCACCTGTCTGCCGGCCTGCCACCGATGATTCGCGTCGACGGCGACGTGCGGCGCATCAACCTGCCGGCCCTGGACCACAAACAGGTGCACGAGCTGATCTACGACATCATGAACGACACCCAGCGGGTGGACTTCGAGAAGCACCTGGAAACCGACTTCTCCTTTGAAGTGCCAGGCGTGGCGCGCTTTCGAGTTAACGCGTTCAACCAGAACCGCGGCGCCGGTGCGGTGTTCCGGACCATCCCGTCCAAGGTCCTGAGCATGGATGACCTTGGCATGGGAGATGTGTTTCGCAAGATTACCGAAGCGCCCCGTGGCCTGGTGCTGGTGACCGGCCCGACCGGTTCCGGCAAGTCCACCACCCTGGCGGCGATGATTGATTACCTGAACAACCATCGCCATCACCACATACTCACCATCGAAGACCCGATCGAGTTCGTCCATGAATCGCGCAAATGCCTGATCAACCAGCGCGAAGTCCACCGCGATACCCGAAGCTTCGCCACCGCACTGCGCTCGGCCCTGCGCGAAGACCCGGATGTGATTCTGGTCGGGGAGATGCGCGATCTGGAGACTATTCGCCTGGCCCTAACCGCGGCCGAGACCGGTCACCTGGTGTTTGGCACGCTGCACACCACGTCGGCGGCGAAAACCATCGACCGGGTGGTTGACGTGTTTCCGGGGGACGAGAAGTCGATGGTGCGCTCGATGTTGTCCGAGTCATTGCTGGCGGTGGTGTCCCAGACACTGGTCAAGAAGATCGGCGGCGGGCGGATCGCGGCACACGAGATCATGCTCGGCACGTCGGCGATCCGTAACCTGATCCGCGAGGACAAGGTGGCGCAGATGTACTCGTCGATTCAGACCGGGGGCAACCTGGGGATGCAGACGCTGGATATGTGCCTGAAGGAGTTGGTGACCAAGGGCTTGATCAGCCGCGAGCATGCGCGGGAGAAGGCGCGGTCGCCGGATAATTTTTAG
- a CDS encoding YggS family pyridoxal phosphate-dependent enzyme yields the protein MSTIADNILQVSSRIHAATLAAQRDEHSVQLLAVSKTKPAEALREAHAAGIRDFGENYLQEALGKQLELADLPLIWHFIGPIQSNKTRAIAEHFAWVHSVDRLKIAQRLSEQRPADLPPLNICIQVNVSGEDSKSGCTPADLPALANAISALPRLKLRGLMAIPEPTEDRAAQDAAFAAVQSLQASLNLPLDTLSMGMSHDLESAIAQGATWVRIGTALFGARDYSQPNNG from the coding sequence ATGTCCACGATAGCAGACAACATTCTCCAGGTTAGTTCGCGCATACACGCAGCAACACTCGCCGCCCAGCGCGACGAGCACAGCGTCCAGCTACTGGCCGTGAGCAAGACCAAGCCTGCCGAGGCCCTGCGTGAAGCCCACGCCGCCGGGATCCGCGACTTTGGCGAGAACTATCTGCAGGAAGCCCTCGGCAAACAGCTCGAATTGGCCGACCTGCCCTTGATCTGGCACTTCATCGGCCCCATTCAATCGAACAAGACTCGCGCTATCGCCGAGCACTTCGCTTGGGTGCATTCCGTGGATCGTTTGAAAATCGCACAACGCCTGTCCGAACAACGTCCTGCCGATCTGCCCCCGCTGAACATCTGCATCCAGGTCAACGTCAGCGGTGAAGACAGCAAGTCCGGCTGCACCCCGGCCGACCTGCCGGCCCTGGCCAATGCCATCAGCGCCTTGCCGCGCCTTAAGCTACGCGGGTTGATGGCGATCCCTGAGCCGACTGAAGATCGCGCCGCCCAGGACGCCGCTTTTGCTGCCGTGCAAAGCCTGCAAGCCAGCCTCAATCTGCCGCTCGACACACTTTCCATGGGCATGAGCCACGACCTTGAGTCAGCCATCGCCCAAGGCGCCACTTGGGTCCGCATCGGTACGGCCCTGTTTGGCGCCCGTGATTACAGTCAACCGAACAATGGCTGA
- the proC gene encoding pyrroline-5-carboxylate reductase: MSKTRIAFIGAGNMAASLIGGLRAKGLDAAHIRASDPGAETRARVNAEHGIEVFADNADAIQDADVVVLAVKPQAMKAVCEAIRPSLKPNQLVVSIAAGITCASMTNWLGAQPIVRCMPNTPALLRQGVSGLYATAEVNAEQRQQAQELLSAVGIALWLDEEQQLDAVTAVSGSGPAYFFLLIEAMTAAGVKLGLPADIAAQLTLQTALGAAHMAVASDVDAAELRRRVTSPAGTTEAAIKSFQAGGFEALVEKALGAAAHRSAEMAEQLGR, from the coding sequence ATGAGCAAGACTCGTATTGCCTTTATCGGTGCCGGCAACATGGCCGCCAGCCTGATCGGTGGCCTGCGCGCCAAGGGTCTGGACGCGGCCCACATCCGCGCCAGCGATCCCGGCGCTGAAACCCGTGCTCGCGTGAACGCTGAACACGGCATCGAAGTATTCGCCGACAACGCCGACGCGATTCAAGACGCCGACGTGGTCGTACTGGCGGTCAAACCCCAGGCGATGAAAGCCGTGTGCGAAGCGATTCGCCCAAGCCTCAAGCCGAATCAACTGGTGGTGTCCATCGCCGCCGGCATCACCTGTGCCAGCATGACCAACTGGCTCGGCGCCCAGCCGATCGTGCGCTGCATGCCCAACACCCCGGCGCTGCTGCGTCAGGGCGTGAGCGGTTTGTACGCCACCGCCGAGGTGAACGCCGAACAACGCCAACAGGCGCAAGAGCTGCTGTCCGCCGTCGGCATCGCGCTGTGGCTGGACGAAGAGCAGCAACTGGACGCGGTGACCGCTGTTTCCGGTTCGGGCCCTGCGTACTTCTTCCTGTTGATCGAAGCGATGACCGCCGCGGGCGTGAAACTCGGCCTGCCGGCAGACATCGCCGCACAACTGACCCTGCAAACCGCACTGGGCGCCGCCCACATGGCGGTCGCCAGTGACGTGGACGCAGCAGAACTGCGTCGCCGCGTGACTTCGCCGGCCGGCACCACGGAAGCGGCCATCAAGTCGTTCCAGGCCGGGGGCTTCGAAGCCCTGGTCGAAAAAGCACTCGGCGCCGCCGCCCACCGCTCAGCCGAGATGGCCGAGCAACTGGGTCGCTAA
- a CDS encoding YggT family protein, producing the protein MLGLNDAAIFVIKTLGSLYLLIVLMRFILQLVRANFYNPLCQFIVKATQPLLKPLRRVIPSMFGLDMSSLVLALIIQMALIAVILTLKGFQVDWLFLIPWALIALFALFLNILFYAMIISVILSWVAPGSHNPGAELVAQITEPVLAPFRRILPSLGGLDISPIFAFILIQLLQSWVIPRLAYFAFMPQGLLGLI; encoded by the coding sequence ATGCTTGGACTCAATGACGCTGCCATTTTTGTAATTAAAACCCTGGGCAGCCTGTACCTGCTGATCGTGCTGATGCGCTTTATCCTGCAACTGGTTCGGGCGAATTTCTACAACCCGCTCTGCCAGTTCATCGTCAAAGCCACTCAACCGTTGCTCAAGCCTCTGCGCCGAGTCATCCCGAGCATGTTCGGGCTGGACATGTCGTCACTGGTATTGGCGCTGATCATTCAGATGGCGCTGATCGCGGTCATCCTGACGCTCAAGGGCTTCCAGGTCGACTGGCTGTTTTTGATCCCTTGGGCTCTGATCGCTCTCTTCGCGCTGTTTTTGAACATTCTGTTCTACGCGATGATCATCAGCGTGATTCTGTCTTGGGTCGCACCGGGCAGCCACAATCCGGGCGCCGAACTGGTTGCTCAGATCACTGAACCGGTACTCGCTCCATTCCGCCGGATTCTTCCGAGCCTGGGCGGCCTCGACATCTCGCCGATCTTCGCGTTTATCCTGATCCAGTTGCTGCAAAGCTGGGTGATCCCGCGCCTGGCTTACTTCGCCTTCATGCCGCAGGGCCTGCTCGGGCTGATCTGA